A window of the Diabrotica undecimpunctata isolate CICGRU chromosome 1, icDiaUnde3, whole genome shotgun sequence genome harbors these coding sequences:
- the LOC140432735 gene encoding death-associated inhibitor of apoptosis 1-like isoform X2, producing MVLCIIPTFKFHGTKMAVVQSNYFQNISFACVDQPDNGSKTREPLVEVSSPRQEDYSVYENRLASFTNWPNTQVSRESLAQAGFIYTGQDDIVICPICKIEGYRWVSGDNPMDDHRVWNPNCPFLNRRDNIEHDHSVVSRDTCGLFNIELLPNSVPEDNTSNLQKLGIQPGTGPQNQDKITYESRLATFQGWPKSIKQRPSELAEAGFYYTGAGDQTVCFYCGGGLKDWDEGDDPWEQHALWFSKCVFLNLKKGKEFIDQVKRKADPQFSIPGPSGTQAKEEPTATESSSDKSETVKTKSDRESFATDTTLCKICYKNELGVVFLPCGHIVACVDCAAALKTCAVCRKPLEATVRAFLS from the coding sequence ATTCCATGGTACTAAAATGGCGGTAGTTCAATCAAATTACtttcaaaatatatcttttgCATGTGTAGACCAACCTGACAACGGCTCCAAAACAAGAGAACCATTAGTAGAAGTGTCTTCACCACGTCAAGAAGACTACTCAGTGTATGAGAACAGACTGGCATCTTTCACTAACTGGCCCAACACCCAAGTGTCAAGAGAATCATTAGCTCAAGCTGGTTTTATATATACAGGTCAAGATGACATCGTTATCTGTCCTATTTGTAAGATAGAGGGATACCGTTGGGTATCAGGAGACAATCCAATGGATGACCATCGTGTTTGGAATCCCAACTGCCCGTTTCTTAATAGAAGAGATAACATTGAGCACGATCACTCTGTAGTTTCTAGAGACACTTGTGGACTTTTTAACATAGAATTGTTACCAAATTCAGTTCCTGAAGATAATAcaagtaatttacaaaaattagGGATTCAACCTGGAACGGGTCCACAAAATCAAGACAAAATTACATATGAAAGCCGGTTAGCAACATTCCAGGGTTGGCCAAAAAGCATTAAACAGAGGCCTTCCGAGTTAGCTGAGGCGGGATTTTATTACACAGGAGCTGGAGACCAAACTGTGTGCTTTTATTGTGGTGGGGGATTAAAAGACTGGGATGAAGGAGATGATCCTTGGGAGCAACATGCCCTTTGGTTTAGCAAGTGCGTGTTTCTTAATTTGAAAAAGGGCAAAGAATTCATTGATCAAGTAAAGAGGAAGGCTGATCCACAATTTTCAATTCCTGGACCTAGCGGTACTCAAGCCAAAGAGGAACCGACTGCTACTGAATCTTCAAGTGATAAAAGTGAAACAGTGAAAACAAAATCAGATAGGGAAAGTTTCGCAACTGACACAACTTTGTGCAAAATTTGCTATAAAAACGAACTTGGTGTTGTTTTCTTGCCTTGTGGACATATTGTTGCTTGTGTAGATTGTGCTGCTGCACTAAAAACATGTGCTGTATGCAGAAAACCTTTAGAGGCCACAGTCAGAGCGTTCCTATCATAA
- the LOC140432735 gene encoding death-associated inhibitor of apoptosis 1-like isoform X1, which translates to MTHFVKWLWTKLFHGTKMAVVQSNYFQNISFACVDQPDNGSKTREPLVEVSSPRQEDYSVYENRLASFTNWPNTQVSRESLAQAGFIYTGQDDIVICPICKIEGYRWVSGDNPMDDHRVWNPNCPFLNRRDNIEHDHSVVSRDTCGLFNIELLPNSVPEDNTSNLQKLGIQPGTGPQNQDKITYESRLATFQGWPKSIKQRPSELAEAGFYYTGAGDQTVCFYCGGGLKDWDEGDDPWEQHALWFSKCVFLNLKKGKEFIDQVKRKADPQFSIPGPSGTQAKEEPTATESSSDKSETVKTKSDRESFATDTTLCKICYKNELGVVFLPCGHIVACVDCAAALKTCAVCRKPLEATVRAFLS; encoded by the coding sequence ATTCCATGGTACTAAAATGGCGGTAGTTCAATCAAATTACtttcaaaatatatcttttgCATGTGTAGACCAACCTGACAACGGCTCCAAAACAAGAGAACCATTAGTAGAAGTGTCTTCACCACGTCAAGAAGACTACTCAGTGTATGAGAACAGACTGGCATCTTTCACTAACTGGCCCAACACCCAAGTGTCAAGAGAATCATTAGCTCAAGCTGGTTTTATATATACAGGTCAAGATGACATCGTTATCTGTCCTATTTGTAAGATAGAGGGATACCGTTGGGTATCAGGAGACAATCCAATGGATGACCATCGTGTTTGGAATCCCAACTGCCCGTTTCTTAATAGAAGAGATAACATTGAGCACGATCACTCTGTAGTTTCTAGAGACACTTGTGGACTTTTTAACATAGAATTGTTACCAAATTCAGTTCCTGAAGATAATAcaagtaatttacaaaaattagGGATTCAACCTGGAACGGGTCCACAAAATCAAGACAAAATTACATATGAAAGCCGGTTAGCAACATTCCAGGGTTGGCCAAAAAGCATTAAACAGAGGCCTTCCGAGTTAGCTGAGGCGGGATTTTATTACACAGGAGCTGGAGACCAAACTGTGTGCTTTTATTGTGGTGGGGGATTAAAAGACTGGGATGAAGGAGATGATCCTTGGGAGCAACATGCCCTTTGGTTTAGCAAGTGCGTGTTTCTTAATTTGAAAAAGGGCAAAGAATTCATTGATCAAGTAAAGAGGAAGGCTGATCCACAATTTTCAATTCCTGGACCTAGCGGTACTCAAGCCAAAGAGGAACCGACTGCTACTGAATCTTCAAGTGATAAAAGTGAAACAGTGAAAACAAAATCAGATAGGGAAAGTTTCGCAACTGACACAACTTTGTGCAAAATTTGCTATAAAAACGAACTTGGTGTTGTTTTCTTGCCTTGTGGACATATTGTTGCTTGTGTAGATTGTGCTGCTGCACTAAAAACATGTGCTGTATGCAGAAAACCTTTAGAGGCCACAGTCAGAGCGTTCCTATCATAA
- the LOC140432735 gene encoding death-associated inhibitor of apoptosis 1-like isoform X3 — protein MAVVQSNYFQNISFACVDQPDNGSKTREPLVEVSSPRQEDYSVYENRLASFTNWPNTQVSRESLAQAGFIYTGQDDIVICPICKIEGYRWVSGDNPMDDHRVWNPNCPFLNRRDNIEHDHSVVSRDTCGLFNIELLPNSVPEDNTSNLQKLGIQPGTGPQNQDKITYESRLATFQGWPKSIKQRPSELAEAGFYYTGAGDQTVCFYCGGGLKDWDEGDDPWEQHALWFSKCVFLNLKKGKEFIDQVKRKADPQFSIPGPSGTQAKEEPTATESSSDKSETVKTKSDRESFATDTTLCKICYKNELGVVFLPCGHIVACVDCAAALKTCAVCRKPLEATVRAFLS, from the coding sequence ATGGCGGTAGTTCAATCAAATTACtttcaaaatatatcttttgCATGTGTAGACCAACCTGACAACGGCTCCAAAACAAGAGAACCATTAGTAGAAGTGTCTTCACCACGTCAAGAAGACTACTCAGTGTATGAGAACAGACTGGCATCTTTCACTAACTGGCCCAACACCCAAGTGTCAAGAGAATCATTAGCTCAAGCTGGTTTTATATATACAGGTCAAGATGACATCGTTATCTGTCCTATTTGTAAGATAGAGGGATACCGTTGGGTATCAGGAGACAATCCAATGGATGACCATCGTGTTTGGAATCCCAACTGCCCGTTTCTTAATAGAAGAGATAACATTGAGCACGATCACTCTGTAGTTTCTAGAGACACTTGTGGACTTTTTAACATAGAATTGTTACCAAATTCAGTTCCTGAAGATAATAcaagtaatttacaaaaattagGGATTCAACCTGGAACGGGTCCACAAAATCAAGACAAAATTACATATGAAAGCCGGTTAGCAACATTCCAGGGTTGGCCAAAAAGCATTAAACAGAGGCCTTCCGAGTTAGCTGAGGCGGGATTTTATTACACAGGAGCTGGAGACCAAACTGTGTGCTTTTATTGTGGTGGGGGATTAAAAGACTGGGATGAAGGAGATGATCCTTGGGAGCAACATGCCCTTTGGTTTAGCAAGTGCGTGTTTCTTAATTTGAAAAAGGGCAAAGAATTCATTGATCAAGTAAAGAGGAAGGCTGATCCACAATTTTCAATTCCTGGACCTAGCGGTACTCAAGCCAAAGAGGAACCGACTGCTACTGAATCTTCAAGTGATAAAAGTGAAACAGTGAAAACAAAATCAGATAGGGAAAGTTTCGCAACTGACACAACTTTGTGCAAAATTTGCTATAAAAACGAACTTGGTGTTGTTTTCTTGCCTTGTGGACATATTGTTGCTTGTGTAGATTGTGCTGCTGCACTAAAAACATGTGCTGTATGCAGAAAACCTTTAGAGGCCACAGTCAGAGCGTTCCTATCATAA